In Primulina eburnea isolate SZY01 chromosome 14, ASM2296580v1, whole genome shotgun sequence, the following proteins share a genomic window:
- the LOC140812459 gene encoding uncharacterized protein At4g15545-like produces the protein MMAANGGGDGSRVGPQFDLPEEIQSVLPTDPFDLLDLSRKITSMAIASRVTKLETEADRLQQQLIDKDRAILVLEDKVSQLETAYQEIELWLKFQREENMKLLKERDSLAFTAKKLSQHLAKLQNFKRQLVQSLNDDSFPQTETVDIGTYEQAVPKAYPTNDDDSNGYTKYHSFGTSDDSASINDIAVQQAGKFFSATPNKTPRFTPTGTPTVFSINASPKRYSAASSPQRTSGTTSPITQGSTSLSSWYPSSQQSSGTNSPTLGHPLPARPPRINGKELFRQARNRLSLEQFSAFLANVKELNAQKQSREETLRKAEEIFGMDNKDLYALFQGLLGHSIHQSN, from the exons ATGATGGCGGCTAACGGTGGCGGAGACGGCAGCCGTGTGGGGCCACAATTCGATCTTCCGGAAGAGATACAATCGGTGCTGCCGACGGATCCGTTTGATCTGCTGGATTTGTCGCGCAAGATCACGTCGATGGCGATCGCGTCGCGGGTGACTAAGCTCGAAACTGAGGCGGATCGTCTTCAGCAGCAGCTTATCGACAAGGATCGGGCCATTTTGGTGCTTGAAGATAAAGTTTCCCAGCTCGAGACCGCATACCAGGAAATCGAATTGTGGTTAAAATTCCAGCGCGAAGAAAAC ATGAAGCTATTGAAGGAGAGAGATTCTTTGGCTTTCACTGCAAAGAAGCTGAGCCAGCACTTGGCCAAG TTGCAGAATTTTAAGAGACAATTGGTGCAGTCACTAAATGATGATAGTTTTCCT CAAACAGAAACTGTAGATATTGGCACTTACGAGCAAGCTGTCCCCAAGGCCTATCCAACTAATG ATGATGATTCGAATGGCtacacaaaatatcattctttcGGGACATCTGATGACAGTGCAAGTATAAATGACATTG CTGTTCAGCAGGCTGGGAAATTTTTTTCCGCAACACCAAATAAAACTCCTCGATTTACTCCTACTGGAACTCCAACTGTATTTTCTATTAACGCTTCCCCAAAAAGATACTCGGCTGCAAGCTCGCCTCAGAGAACCTCTGGCACAACTTCTCCTATAACTCAGGGATCGACTTCTCTTTCTTCGTGGTACCCATCAAGCCAGCAGTCATCAGGCACAAACTCTCCCACTTTAGGACACCCACTACCAG CTCGGCCTCCTCGAATTAACGGAAAGGAGCTATTTCGTCAAGCCAG GAATCGTTTATCGTTGGAGCAATTTAGTGCATTCCTAGCCAATGTAAAGGAATTAAATGCACAAAAGCAATCTCGCGAG GAGACCTTGAGGAAAGCAGAAGAGATTTTTGGAATGGATAATAAAGATCTTTATGCATTATTTCAAGGGCTACTTGGCCACAGCATCCACCAGAGCAACTAG
- the LOC140812625 gene encoding auxin-responsive protein SAUR71-like, which yields MKKLMRRLSKVADSSSYCLLRTQSKEAPRSGSCRRRNGGVPEGHFPVYVGDEMERFVVSADLLNHPIFLQLLDNSAQEYGYEQQGVLRIPCHVFLFERVLEALRIGGESCDLQELLQSLSDDQW from the coding sequence ATGAAGAAGCTAATGAGGAGATTATCGAAGGTTGCCGATTCCTCGAGCTATTGTCTGCTGCGGACTCAATCGAAGGAGGCGCCCCGGTCAGGATCGTGCCGAAGAAGGAACGGGGGTGTTCCGGAGGGGCATTTCCCGGTATACGTGGGCGATGAGATGGAGAGATTTGTGGTGAGCGCAGATTTGTTGAATCACCCCATCTTTTTGCAGCTGCTGGATAATTCGGCGCAGGAGTACGGGTACGAGCAGCAAGGCGTGCTCCGGATCCCCTGCCACGTGTTCCTCTTCGAACGCGTGCTCGAGGCGCTCCGCATCGGCGGCGAGTCGTGCGATCTTCAGGAGCTGCTGCAATCGCTGTCGGACGATCAATGGTAG
- the LOC140812200 gene encoding alkane hydroxylase MAH1-like has protein sequence MATKIKNDSCPIMAIFQNLNIFSIVLSLGVLCLYRRITREPKSAPTNWPVVGMLPGVLRNLHRAHEYATQVLSECGGTYVFKGPWFFNIDMVFTCDPANIHHIFSKNFPIYPKGPQFRKIFEILGDGVFNADYELWEIHRRITLSFLTNANFYNLLENGAWKKIETGLMPVLENFCEQGKDFDLQDIFQRFTFDNICNLVLDYDPGSLSIYLPYIPCEKAFSNSVEPLLHRHIVPERIWRLQKWLKFGNEKILDEAKKAFDEFIFPLVSLKDEEQEDDFKLMKVFKKVYEENRINSSGDLREFLKDTALSLMFAGRDTTSTCLTWLFWLIAKNPSTETKILQEIETELKIKTQDSSWRFFKVEESRKLVYLHGALCESLRLFPPVALEHKSPMHDDILPSGHHLRKNSKLIISFYSVGRLEKVWGKDCMDFKPERWISASGRIKHEPSYNFPAFNVGPRTCIGKEMAFIQMKMVAAAVIYHYRVELVEGHPVVPLDSVILQAKHGLRVRLSKRT, from the exons ATGGCAAcgaaaataaaaaatgactCCTGTCCGATCATGGCCATCTTCCAAAATCTCAATATTTTCTCGATCGTCCTTTCCCTCGGCGTCCTTTGTTTGTACAGAAGAATAACCCGGGAACCCAAATCGGCGCCTACAAATTGGCCAGTGGTCGGCATGCTTCCCGGGGTTCTCCGAAATCTGCACAGAGCCCACGAATACGCCACGCAAGTTTTAAGTGAGTGTGGCGGTACGTATGTATTTAAAGGGCCCTGGTTCTTCAACATAGACATGGTGTTTACTTGTGATCCTGCAAATATCCACCatattttcagcaaaaatttCCCGATTTATCCAAAAGGTCCACAATTCAgaaaaattttcgaaattttgggaGATGGGGTTTTCAATGCTGATTATGAACTGTGGGAGATACACAGGAGAATAACTCTTTCGTTTTTGACTAATGCCAATTTCTATAATCTTCTGGAGAACGGCGCTTGGAAAAAGATTGAGACCGGACTAATGCctgttcttgaaaatttctgTGAACAGGGGAAAGATTTCGATCTACAAGATATTTTTCAGAGATTTACTTTTGATAACATCTGCAACCTTGTGTTGGATTATGATCCAGGGAGTTTAAGCATTTATTTGCCTTATATTCCTTGTGAAAAAGCATTTAGTAACTCAGTGGAACCACTTTTACATAGGCATATAGTGCCTGAAAGAATTTGGAGGCTTCAAAAATGGCTGAAATTTGGTAACGAGAAGATATTAGACGAAGCAAAGAAGGCGTTCGATGAATTTATATTTCCACTTGTTTCTTTGAAGGATGAAGAGCAAGAGGATGACTTCAAGTTAATGAAAGTTTTCAAGAAAGTGTATGAGGAAAACAGGATCAATTCTTCCGGTGATTTAAGAGAGTTCTTGAAGGATACAGCGTTGAGTTTGATGTTTGCAG GGAGAGATACAACGAGTACTTGTCTTACATGGCTTTTCTGGCTAATTGCCAAAAACCCTTCAACAGAAACCAAGATTCTACAAGAAATCGAAACCGAACTGAAAATAAAGACGCAGGATTCGAGCTGGAGATTCTTCAAGGTAGAAGAATCCCGGAAGCTAGTGTACCTCCATGGAGCATTATGTGAATCTCTGAGGCTGTTCCCTCCAGTTGCTCTGGAACATAAATCTCCGATGCACGACGATATTCTCCCTAGTGGTCACCATCTTCGAAAGAATTCAAAGTTGATAATTTCATTCTACTCAGTGGGTAGACTGGAGAAAGTATGGGGAAAAGATTGCATGGATTTCAAGCCCGAGAGATGGATTTCGGCTAGCGGAAGGATCAAACATGAACCGTCGTACAATTTCCCGGCATTCAACGTAGGACCAAGAACATGTATCGGTAAGGAAATGGCTTTTATTCAGATGAAAATGGTTGCTGCAGCAGTGATCTATCATTATCGTGTTGAACTGGTGGAGGGGCATCCTGTTGTCCCTCTGGATTCGGTCATTCTTCAAGCTAAGCATGGATTGAGGGTCAGATTATCAAAAAgaacataa